Below is a genomic region from Vibrio cortegadensis.
TACTCGTAAGTAATCAAATCAGTCAGCTTTCCAAATTGTTAAAGAGCATAAAGCACAAAAGCTTTAATCAATAACCGAAGTCATTCATTAAAGCTCTGCTTTAACTTATCTAAACCTAATCAATCTGTGTGGGTACTCATCGTGAAAATCTTCGTATATAAGGAGGTGATCCAGCCCCAGGTTCCCCTAGGGCTACCTTGTTACGACTTCACCCCAGTCATGAACCACAAAGTGGTGAGCGTCCTCCCCGAAAGGTTAAACTACCCACTTCTTTTGCAGCCCACTCCCATGGTGTGACGGGCGGTGTGTACAAGGCCCGGGAACGTATTCACCGTAGCATTCTGATCTACGATTACTAGCGATTCCGACTTCATGGAGTCGAGTTGCAGACTCCAATCCGGACTACGACGCACTTTTTGGGATTCGCTCACTATCGCTAGCTTGCTGCCCTCTGTATGCGCCATTGTAGCACGTGTGTAGCCCTACTCGTAAGGGCCATGATGACTTGACGTCGTCCCCACCTTCCTCCGGTTTATCACCGGCAGTCTCCCTGGAGTTCCCGACATTACTCGCTGGCAAACAAGGATAAGGGTTGCGCTCGTTGCGGGACTTAACCCAACATTTCACAACACGAGCTGACGACAGCCATGCAGCACCTGTCTCAGAGTTCCCGAAGGCACACCTGCGTCTCCGCTGGCTTCTCTGGATGTCAAGAGTAGGTAAGGTTCTTCGCGTTGCATCGAATTAAACCACATGCTCCACCGCTTGTGCGGGCCCCCGTCAATTCATTTGAGTTTTAATCTTGCGACCGTACTCCCCAGGCGGTCTACTTAACGCGTTAGCTCCGAAAGCCACGGCTCAAGGCCACAACCTCCAAGTAGACATCGTTTACGGCGTGGACTACCAGGGTATCTAATCCTGTTTGCTCCCCACGCTTTCGCATCTGAGTGTCAGTATCTGTCCAGGGGGCCGCCTTCGCCACTGGTATTCCTTCAGATCTCTACGCATTTCACCGCTACACCTGAAATTCTACCCCCCTCTACAGTACTCTAGTCCGCCAGTTTCAAATGCAGTTCCGAGGTTGAGCCCCGGGCTTTCACATCTGACTTAACGAACCACCTGCATGCGCTTTACGCCCAGTAATTCCGATTAACGCTCGCACCCTCCGTATTACCGCGGCTGCTGGCACGGAGTTAGCCGGTGCTTCTTCTGTCGCTAACGTCAAATGATGCTGCTATTAACAACACCACCTTCCTCACGACTGAAAGTACTTTACAACCCGAAGGCCTTCTTCATACACGCGGCATGGCTGCATCAGGCTTGCGCCCATTGTGCAATATTCCCCACTGCTGCCTCCCGTAGGAGTCTGGACCGTGTCTCAGTTCCAGTGTGGCTGATCATCCTCTCAGACCAGCTAGGGATCGTCGCCTTGGTGAGCCATTACCTCACCAACTAGCTAATCCCACCTAGGCATATCCTGACGCGAGAGGCCCGAAGGTCCCCCTCTTTGGCCCGAAGGCATTATGCGGTATTAGCCATCGTTTCCAATGGTTATCCCCCACATCAGGGCAATTTCCTAGGCATTACTCACCCGTCCGCCGCTCGACGCCGAAGTAGCAAGCTACTTCTCGTTTCCGCTCGACTTGCATGTGTTAGGCCTGCCGCCAGCGTTCAATCTGAGCCATGATCAAACTCTTCAATTAAAGTTTTTTGCATCCTAAGATGCGGCTCAATGAATACTGACTTCAAAACTAATATTTACCGCTCTTTCGAAAAAGAACAGAAACATGTAATTCTAAAGCTATTACCATTCCAACAGAATGGTAATGAATTGACTGTGCCAAGTTCTAAGAACTTGTATTGGTCACTCAGTTCATTGATATCTTTTGTTTCGACTTAATTTACTTTCGCTTTAAAAAGCGAAAACAAACAGTACGAAACTAGTGATTATCATCAACGAGTGCCCACACAGATTGATAGGTCTAAATTGTTAAAGAGCTTCTCTTCTAAGTCGCTAAGCTTCCTTTGAAGAGGTGGGCTATTCTAGCGAGATAAACGAGAGTGTCAAACACTTTTTCAAATTATCTTTTTAAGCTAGAAGCCTAACTGACATTGCGCTTGAACCCTTGTGGGCTCTGCCGTGTCAGTGAGGTCGCATTATAGAGATAACGATCACGTTGGCAAGCGGTTTATTAGGTTTTTTGTTATTTATCTATCGTTTGAGTGTTTTTTATTCGAAAAGCCTCATTTTTATAAGAAAAGTCATCTATATTAAAATTGACGACAAATTTTAAGGACAAATTATGAGCCATATTCGCTGTTATAAAGATAAAAGACCTGTAATCGGAGAACGCGTCTATATAGATACAAGTTCAGTACTAGTGGGAGATATTGTTATTGGCGATGATTCGAGTATCTGGCCACTTGTTGCAGCTCGAGGGGATGTTAATCATATCCACATAGGTCAACGAACCAATATTCAGGATGGCAGTGTATTACACGTCACTCATAAAAATGATGAAAACCCAGATGGTTTCCCTCTTCTTATTGGGAATGATGTAACGATTGGGCATAAAGTGATGCTACACGGTTGCACCATTCATGATCGAGTGTTGGTGGGAATGGGGGCGATAGTATTAGATGGCGTGATAATAGAGAAAGAGGTAATGATTGGGGCTGGTAGTTTAGTTCCCCCAAATAAAACACTAGAGAGTGGTCACCTATATGTGGGCAGCCCAGTCAAAAAAGCCCGTCCTTTATCAGATAAAGAACGAGCTTTCTTACAAAAATCATCGGATAACTACGTACAGAACAAAAATGACTATTTAACTCAGGTTCAGGTCATCGAAACTATTTAAGTTCGATCTCTCCCTTTTCGTTGAATTCTTCATTATCAATTAACTCTTCCGCAAGCTCTTCAACATCGAAACGTATACTAGAGAAAGCTTGAAGGGCTTGCCGTTCCCCATCGACTGATATTCCCGACAATCTTTCAATCATCTCAAGAGAAATCGAACATTCAATCAGAGCTCCCGCTTGTTGAGCAGGAAAAGTAACAACGGATTTATGCTGATCCCATGTTTGTATATCAGCAAAGAGAATTGATTGATTCATTACATACCTTCTAAATTTTTACGCAATTCACGTAATACCTGTCGCGCTCCAGGACGAAGACCTCGCCACAACATAAAACTTTCTGCTGCTTGGCCAACGAGCATCCCTAAACCATCATAAGTTTGGCTCACGCTATTTTGAATTGCCCATTGATTAAAACAGGTATTCCCTTTGCCATACATCATGTCATAGCAAACAGAATTCGATGATAATATGGATTCGCTAATTGCAGGCAATTGACCATCAAGGCTTGCCGAGGTTGAGTTGATGATGATATCAAATGGAGCATTTATCGATTCCATACTTTTAGCACGAATAGAACCGTAAGCTTCAAATATACCCGCCAGCTCTTGAGCTTTAGAAAAAGTTCGGTTGGTTACTGTAATATGAGCCGGGTTATGATCCAGCAATGGCTTAATCACACCGCGTGCCGCACCACCAGCCCCAATCAATAAGATTCGAGCGCCTTCCAACCTAACTTGATTTTGAAGGAGATCTTGAACCAGGCCTTCACCATCGGTGTTATCACCAATAACATCACCATCGTCGAGCTTTTTTAAAGTGTTCACCGCACCTGCAAGTTTAGCGCGCTCCGTTAAGCGATCGGCAAACTGGTACGCATCTTCTTTAAACGGCACGGTAATATTGCAACCTTTACCTCCATGCTCAAAAAATGCCATCGCTGCATCTTTAAAACCATCAGCAGGTGCTAAGCAGGTGCTATAAGTTAAGTTCTGATTGGTTTGCCTTGCAAAAAGAGTATGAATGAAAGGTGATTTGCTATGTCCAATAGGGTTACCAAACACAACGTACTGATCGGTTTGTTGGGCCATATCCTTGCCTGCTTATATAGTTAAAAAAAGAGCCATCTAAGATGACCCTACCACTTCACACTATGCTAGCCAAGTATCACTGTTACCATTCTCTCGGTTTCAAATAGTTCAGGTAAAGATCGGCTTCTGGAGAGCCATCTTCTGGGTTATAGCTATATTCCCAACGAGCTAATGGTGGCATAGACATGAGTATGGATTCTGTTCTACCACCGCTTTGTAACCCAAATAAGGTGCCTCTATCATAAACAAGATTAAATTCCACATAACGTCCACGACGATAAAGTTGGAAATGACGCTCTCGCTCACTGTATTCCGTATTTTGTCGACGTTTTACGATTGGTAAATACGCATGGGTATAATTTTCACCAACCGCTCGCATATAAGCAAAAGAAGATTCAAAACCCCACTCATTCAAATCATCAAAGAAAAGGCCACCAACCCCACGCGTTTCATCTCTATGTGGTAAGAAAAAGTATTTATCACACCACTCTTTATGCAGCTGATAAACATCCGCTCCAAAAGGCGCACAGATCTCTTTCGCGGTATTGTGCCAGTGTTGGCAATCTTCTTCGAAAGGATAAAAAGGCGTTAGGTCAAAACCGCCACCGAACCACCAAATAGGCGCTTCGCCCTCTTTTTCTGCAATAAAAAATCGAACATTGGCATGAGAGGTGGGTACATAAGGGTTCTTAGGATGCATCACAAGGGATACTCCCATCGCCTCAAATTTTCGCCCTGCCAATTCAGGACGGTGCGCTGTCGCAGATCCTGGCATTTCGTGACCAAAAACATGAGAAAAGTTTACGCCACCTTGTTCGAAAACCGCACCATCTTTCATAACACGACTACGACCACCTCCACCAAGCTTCTCATCTGGCGTTCGTTGCCATGCATCTTCTACGAATAATGCTTTGCCATCAGCCTGCTCTAATTGTTGACAAATACTATCTTGAAGGGCCAACAGAAACTGTTTTACGGCTTGTTTATCTATCGCTGACATTAAGCTGATTATCCTTGTCTTAATATACGTGACGTTTTCGCGTCTCGAATTTCACTAGGCTTCTCTCGTCCACCCGTTTCTCCATGCAACACCGCAACTAACTTATCACCTAATTGCTCTTCTACTTCTTGAGTCGTCATACATGGAGGGTGACCCGTTAAATTTGCACTTGTTGAGGTAAGCGGCTTACCAAAGGCATGACACATTTTTTGAACCAAAGGATGGTCGGTCACACGTACAGCAATAGAATCAAACTGCCCACAGAGTGATGAAGATACTTTATCGCTGGTCGGCATTATCCAAGTGACAGGTCCAGGCCATGTCGATTTCACTTCCTTAAGTTGTGCTGCCGTTAACTGGCTTTCATCAATATAAGGTAAAAGCTGGCTATAATTCGCAGCAATCAAGATCAACCCTTTTTCAACCGGGCGTTGCTTTAACGCTAACAATTTATCTATCGCTTCATTATTGTCAGGATCGCACCCAACGCCAAATACCCCTTCAGTTGGGTAAGCAATAACTTCACCTTGCTTTAATGCCAGTAGCGCCTGCTCAAAATTATCCATGACCATCCCTTTAACTTTCTTTTTATTCTTCGATTTAATTAAGTAAGTGTACAAATTATCTCTGTTCATACCTAAAGCTATTTAATAGCAAAATGTATCTAAGTTTAAATCACACTGACGCAAACGTTTTCCTTGGGCGATTTTACCCGTATAATGCGCGAAAAATATCCGCACACCTAATTTTATAGCACTGAAGGAGTTTGAGATGAAAGTCGGGATTATTATGGGTTCTAAATCAGATTGGCCAACCATGAAACTGGCCGCAGAAATGCTTGATCAATTTGGCATCGCATACGAGACAAAAGTGGTTTCAGCTCACCGAACTCCTCAGCTTCTCGCTGAATATGCTTCAAGTGCCAAAGATCGCGGTATAAAAGTGATCATCGCTGGAGCTGGCGGCGCAGCGCACCTTCCTGGTATGGCAGCCGCTTTTACTAGCCTTCCTGTATTAGGCGTTCCTGTTCAATCTCGTGCTCTTAAAGGCATGGACTCACTACTTTCTATTGTTCAAATGCCAAAAGGTATTGCAGTCGGCACTCTCGCGATTGGCGAAGCTGGCGCGGCAAATGCAGGATTACTTGCCGCACAAATTCTAGGCACCAGTGATGAGAGTGTAATGGAAAAAGTGGAAGCGTTCCGTCAACAACAAACAGAAACTATTTTAGATAACCCAAACCCAGCTGAGGACTAATGACATGCATGTTCTTGTGCTAGGCGCAGGCCAATTAGCTCGAATGATGTCGCTCGCGGGCGCACCACTCAACATTCAAATATCAGCTTTTGATGTCGGAAGCAGTAATATCGTTCATCCACTCACTCAAGCGGTGATTGGTAATGGGTTAGAAAACGCGATTGAGCAAGCAGACGTGATCACTGCCGAGTTCGAACATATCCCCCATCAAATACTTGAGGTCTGTGAACGCAGTGGTAAGTTTTTACCATCAACAGAAGCAATCAAAGCAGGTGGTGACCGCCTTCTTGAAAAAGCACTGTTAGACGAAGCAAACGTGAAAAATGCTAAGTACTATGTGATTAACTCTCGCGAAGACTTTGACACTGCAATTACCCACGTTGGCTTACCGATGGTATTGAAAAGCACACTTGGCGGCTACGACGGCAAAGGCCAGTGGCGCTTAAAGACATTAGACAATGTTGACGCGATCTGGGCAGAAATGGCTGAGTGCATTGCCGCGACCAACAACCAAGCAATTGTTGCTGAAGAGTTTGTTCCGTTCGACCGTGAAGTATCGCTTGTTGGTGCTCGTGGCGCTAATGGCGAGATTCAAGTGTACCCACTGGCTGAAAATGTTCACACCGACGGCGTGTTGAGTTTA
It encodes:
- the hemF gene encoding oxygen-dependent coproporphyrinogen oxidase; the protein is MSAIDKQAVKQFLLALQDSICQQLEQADGKALFVEDAWQRTPDEKLGGGGRSRVMKDGAVFEQGGVNFSHVFGHEMPGSATAHRPELAGRKFEAMGVSLVMHPKNPYVPTSHANVRFFIAEKEGEAPIWWFGGGFDLTPFYPFEEDCQHWHNTAKEICAPFGADVYQLHKEWCDKYFFLPHRDETRGVGGLFFDDLNEWGFESSFAYMRAVGENYTHAYLPIVKRRQNTEYSERERHFQLYRRGRYVEFNLVYDRGTLFGLQSGGRTESILMSMPPLARWEYSYNPEDGSPEADLYLNYLKPREW
- a CDS encoding gamma carbonic anhydrase family protein, which produces MSHIRCYKDKRPVIGERVYIDTSSVLVGDIVIGDDSSIWPLVAARGDVNHIHIGQRTNIQDGSVLHVTHKNDENPDGFPLLIGNDVTIGHKVMLHGCTIHDRVLVGMGAIVLDGVIIEKEVMIGAGSLVPPNKTLESGHLYVGSPVKKARPLSDKERAFLQKSSDNYVQNKNDYLTQVQVIETI
- a CDS encoding L-threonylcarbamoyladenylate synthase, encoding MDNFEQALLALKQGEVIAYPTEGVFGVGCDPDNNEAIDKLLALKQRPVEKGLILIAANYSQLLPYIDESQLTAAQLKEVKSTWPGPVTWIMPTSDKVSSSLCGQFDSIAVRVTDHPLVQKMCHAFGKPLTSTSANLTGHPPCMTTQEVEEQLGDKLVAVLHGETGGREKPSEIRDAKTSRILRQG
- a CDS encoding 5-(carboxyamino)imidazole ribonucleotide synthase, translated to MHVLVLGAGQLARMMSLAGAPLNIQISAFDVGSSNIVHPLTQAVIGNGLENAIEQADVITAEFEHIPHQILEVCERSGKFLPSTEAIKAGGDRLLEKALLDEANVKNAKYYVINSREDFDTAITHVGLPMVLKSTLGGYDGKGQWRLKTLDNVDAIWAEMAECIAATNNQAIVAEEFVPFDREVSLVGARGANGEIQVYPLAENVHTDGVLSLSTAIDDIELQEQARVMFTAVAERLDYVGVLALEFFDVQGSLLVNEIAPRVHNSGHWTQQGAEVCQFENHLRAVCGLPLGGTECIRPTAMVNILGEDSLPQSVLAMPGCHVHWYGKEKRAGRKMGHINVCANSRKDLQQALLELANELNEKAYPSLKSAALKIQ
- a CDS encoding DUF1488 family protein codes for the protein MNQSILFADIQTWDQHKSVVTFPAQQAGALIECSISLEMIERLSGISVDGERQALQAFSSIRFDVEELAEELIDNEEFNEKGEIELK
- the aroE gene encoding shikimate dehydrogenase yields the protein MAQQTDQYVVFGNPIGHSKSPFIHTLFARQTNQNLTYSTCLAPADGFKDAAMAFFEHGGKGCNITVPFKEDAYQFADRLTERAKLAGAVNTLKKLDDGDVIGDNTDGEGLVQDLLQNQVRLEGARILLIGAGGAARGVIKPLLDHNPAHITVTNRTFSKAQELAGIFEAYGSIRAKSMESINAPFDIIINSTSASLDGQLPAISESILSSNSVCYDMMYGKGNTCFNQWAIQNSVSQTYDGLGMLVGQAAESFMLWRGLRPGARQVLRELRKNLEGM
- the purE gene encoding 5-(carboxyamino)imidazole ribonucleotide mutase, with product MKVGIIMGSKSDWPTMKLAAEMLDQFGIAYETKVVSAHRTPQLLAEYASSAKDRGIKVIIAGAGGAAHLPGMAAAFTSLPVLGVPVQSRALKGMDSLLSIVQMPKGIAVGTLAIGEAGAANAGLLAAQILGTSDESVMEKVEAFRQQQTETILDNPNPAED